The proteins below come from a single Rhinolophus ferrumequinum isolate MPI-CBG mRhiFer1 chromosome 8, mRhiFer1_v1.p, whole genome shotgun sequence genomic window:
- the ACKR3 gene encoding atypical chemokine receptor 3, with product MDLHLFDYSEPGNFSDISWPCNSSDCFVVDTVTCPNMANKSVLLYTLSFIYIFIFVMGMIANSVVVWVNIRAKTTGYDTHCYILNLAIADLCVVVTIPVWVVSLVQHNQWPMGELTCKVTHLIFSINLFGSIFFLTCMSVDRYLSVTYFTNTSSHKKKTARRIVCVLVWLLAFCVSLPDTYYLKTVTSASNNETYCRSFYPEHSVKEWLISMELLSVILGFIVPFCIIAVFYFLLARAISASSDQEKHSSRKIIFSYVLVFLACWLPYHVVVLLDVCSILHYIPFTCQLENFLFTALHVTQCLSLVHCCVNPVLYSFINRNYRYELMKAFIFKYSAKTGLTKLIDASRLSDTEYSALEQNTK from the coding sequence ATGGATTTGCATCTGTTTGACTACTCGGAACCGGGGAACTTCTCCGACATCAGCTGGCCGTGCAACAGCAGCGACTGCTTCGTGGTGGACACGGTCACGTGCCCCAACATGGCCAACAAAAGCGTGCTGCTGTACACGCTGTCCTTCATCTACATCTTCATCTTCGTGATGGGCATGATTGCGAACTCCGTGGTGGTCTGGGTGAACATCCGGGCCAAGACCACGGGCTACGACACGCACTGCTACATCTTAAACCTGGCCATCGCCGACCTGTGTGTGGTGGTCACCATCCCCGTGTGGGTGGTCAGCCTCGTGCAGCACAACCAGTGGCCCATGGGAGAACTCACGTGCAAGGTCACTCACCTCATCTTCTCCATCAATCTCTTTGGAAGCATCTTCTTCCTCACATGCATGAGCGTGGACCGCTACCTGTCCGTCACCTACTTCACCAACACCTCGAGCCACAAGAAGAAGACGGCTCGCCGCATCGTCTGTGTCCTGGTGTGGCTGCTGGCATTCTGCGTGTCCCTGCCCGACACCTACTACCTGAAGACAGTCACGTCTGCGTCCAACAACGAGACCTACTGCCGGTCCTTCTACCCCGAGCACAGTGTCAAGGAGTGGCTGATCAGCATGGAGCTGTTGTCTGTGATCTTGGGCTTTATCGTCCCTTTCTGCATCATCGCCGTCTTCTACTTCCTGCTGGCCAGAGCCATCTCGGCCTCCAGCGACCAGGAGAAGCACAGCAGCCGGAAAATCATCTTCTCCTACGTGCTGGTGTTCCTGGCGTGCTGGCTGCCTTACCACGTCGTGGTGCTGCTGGACGTGTGCTCCATCCTGCACTACATCCCGTTCACCTGCCAGCTGGAGAACTTCCTGTTCACGGCCCTGCACGTCACGCAGTGCCTGTCCCTGGTGCACTGCTGCGTCAACCCCGTGCTCTACAGCTTCATCAATCGCAACTACAGGTACGAGCTGATGAAGGCCTTCATCTTCAAGTACTCGGCCAAGACGGGCCTCACCAAGCTCATCGACGCCTCCCGGCTGTCGGACACGGAGTACTCCGCGCTGGAGCAAAACACCAAGTGA